A genomic window from Desulfonatronum thiosulfatophilum includes:
- a CDS encoding chemotaxis protein CheW: MQEQYTRQDKDSALLQLVTFNIGDEEFGVEILKVQEIIRMMGITRVPKAPDFVEGVINLRGKVIPIIDLRKRFGMATQEHDKHTRIIVIEISKVIVGFVVDSVSEVLRIPANTVEPPPPIISGIESEYISGVGKLADRLLILLDLDRLLSKGEQSMLAGV; this comes from the coding sequence ATGCAAGAGCAATATACGCGACAAGACAAGGACAGCGCACTGCTTCAACTGGTCACCTTCAACATCGGCGATGAAGAGTTCGGTGTGGAAATTCTTAAGGTTCAGGAGATCATCCGAATGATGGGCATCACCCGGGTGCCCAAGGCGCCGGATTTCGTGGAGGGCGTGATCAACCTGCGGGGCAAGGTCATTCCAATCATTGATCTGCGCAAACGGTTCGGCATGGCTACACAGGAGCACGACAAGCACACCCGGATCATCGTGATCGAGATCAGCAAGGTGATTGTCGGCTTTGTTGTGGATTCCGTCTCCGAGGTTCTTCGCATCCCGGCGAATACCGTGGAACCGCCACCGCCCATCATTTCCGGGATTGAGTCCGAATACATCAGCGGGGTGGGCAAGCTGGCCGATCGCCTGCTGATCCTGCTGGATCTGGACAGGCTGCTGAGCAAGGGCGAGCAAAGTATGCTGGCTGGAGTCTAG
- the hypF gene encoding carbamoyltransferase HypF → MHLQRYRLIVTGQVQGVGFRPTVYKLALESGLTGFVLNSAEGVAIEVQGSGSNASIFADLLRRSLPPLAQITSLSATPVPVQTGEKEFRILQSISATGHQVLISPDTATCDDCLGELFDPRNRRYRYPFINCTNCGPRLTITKSIPYDRPMTSMACFPQCPDCLREYEDPLNRRFHAQPNCCPICGPQVWLSSHQGSRLAEANSALEGAARALAEGKILAVKGLGGFHLVCAAGSDQAVAELRRRKQRWEKPLAVMASDVETALRVAVVSPAAQEQLVSIQRPIVLLPAAHNGILSEHLAPDTDYLGLMLPYTPLHHVLLDMFRLAVGPKWPPVLVMTSGNLSSEPIALGNREALQRLAPLADLFLFHDRDILIRCDDSVLRPNSVTGQPDFFRRARGYTPSPVFLRRPGPSVLGLGPELKVTVCLTKGDQAFVSQHVGDLKNLETFAFYRETISHLQSILQVRPEAQVADLHPDYMSTVHGRELEGPLFQLQHHVAHIHSVLAENRHELPALGLALDGAGLGDDRTIWGGEALLVDPRGTEYARLGHFAPVMQPGGEAAAREPWRMARSYLWSIGIATPADRPWPWLETHGQADAMVGTMLHKQINSPQTTSCGRLFDAVAGLLGLKNVMAYEGQAAIILERIQHPGDLEPYPCPLRLDLEPVQLDTLFLFSQVHADWERGAPAGMISRRFHLGLIRGLAELAVRLAERAGVHSVGLSGGVMQNATLATLLPAALAKRGLTALMHAQLPPNDACISLGQAMYGRMMLERG, encoded by the coding sequence ATGCACTTGCAACGTTATCGCTTGATTGTCACCGGCCAGGTTCAGGGCGTGGGATTTCGACCTACGGTGTACAAGCTGGCCCTGGAGTCGGGGCTGACTGGATTCGTGTTGAATTCTGCTGAAGGCGTGGCCATAGAAGTTCAGGGATCGGGTTCGAATGCTTCAATTTTCGCGGATCTTCTGCGTCGCTCGCTCCCGCCATTAGCCCAAATCACTTCTCTTTCCGCGACTCCGGTCCCGGTCCAAACCGGGGAGAAGGAGTTCCGGATTCTGCAGAGCATCTCCGCAACCGGTCACCAGGTTCTGATCAGCCCGGACACAGCCACCTGCGACGATTGTCTGGGAGAACTCTTCGATCCCCGAAATCGGCGCTACCGCTACCCGTTCATCAATTGCACCAATTGCGGCCCCCGGTTGACCATCACCAAGAGCATTCCTTACGACCGCCCGATGACCTCCATGGCCTGTTTCCCGCAATGTCCGGATTGTCTCCGGGAATATGAAGACCCTCTGAATCGCCGCTTTCACGCCCAGCCGAACTGTTGTCCAATTTGTGGTCCCCAGGTCTGGCTTTCCTCGCACCAGGGCAGCCGTCTGGCTGAAGCGAATTCCGCTTTGGAAGGTGCGGCTCGGGCTCTGGCTGAAGGCAAGATCCTCGCGGTCAAGGGGCTTGGCGGCTTTCACTTGGTCTGCGCAGCCGGCAGCGATCAGGCCGTGGCTGAACTGCGGCGGCGCAAGCAGCGCTGGGAGAAACCACTGGCCGTGATGGCTTCGGATGTGGAAACGGCACTTCGGGTCGCCGTGGTGTCCCCCGCGGCACAGGAGCAGCTGGTTTCCATTCAGCGTCCCATCGTGCTGTTGCCCGCTGCCCACAATGGAATTCTGTCCGAACATCTGGCTCCGGATACGGACTATCTGGGTCTGATGCTGCCGTATACCCCGTTGCACCATGTTCTGCTGGACATGTTCCGCCTAGCCGTCGGGCCCAAATGGCCACCGGTTCTGGTGATGACTTCCGGCAACCTGAGCAGTGAACCCATAGCCTTGGGCAACCGGGAGGCCCTGCAGCGCCTTGCGCCGCTCGCGGATCTCTTTCTTTTCCACGACCGGGACATTTTGATCCGCTGTGATGATTCCGTACTCCGCCCCAATTCGGTTACCGGGCAGCCGGATTTTTTCCGGCGAGCCAGGGGATACACGCCGTCTCCGGTATTTTTACGCCGCCCGGGACCCAGCGTGCTTGGCCTCGGTCCGGAACTGAAGGTCACCGTCTGTCTGACCAAAGGCGACCAGGCGTTTGTCAGTCAGCATGTAGGGGATCTGAAGAACCTGGAAACCTTCGCCTTCTACCGGGAAACCATCAGCCACTTGCAGAGCATTCTGCAGGTCCGCCCTGAAGCCCAAGTCGCAGACCTGCATCCCGACTATATGAGCACCGTCCATGGCCGGGAACTGGAAGGGCCGCTGTTTCAACTTCAGCACCATGTGGCGCATATTCACTCGGTCCTGGCCGAGAACCGGCATGAACTTCCGGCTCTGGGGCTGGCTCTGGACGGGGCCGGGCTGGGCGACGATCGGACCATCTGGGGCGGCGAAGCCTTGCTGGTTGATCCTCGCGGCACCGAATACGCAAGACTTGGACACTTCGCGCCGGTGATGCAGCCCGGCGGGGAAGCCGCGGCCCGGGAGCCATGGCGCATGGCCCGCAGCTATCTGTGGAGCATCGGAATCGCTACTCCGGCGGATCGGCCCTGGCCCTGGCTTGAGACCCATGGCCAGGCCGACGCCATGGTGGGAACCATGCTCCATAAGCAGATCAATTCTCCGCAAACCACGAGCTGCGGCAGGCTGTTCGATGCCGTGGCCGGCTTGCTGGGACTCAAAAACGTCATGGCCTATGAAGGACAGGCCGCCATCATCCTGGAACGGATCCAGCATCCCGGCGATCTTGAACCCTATCCCTGCCCGTTACGTCTGGATCTCGAACCGGTGCAGCTGGATACCCTGTTCCTCTTTTCCCAGGTTCATGCCGACTGGGAGAGAGGCGCACCGGCAGGTATGATCAGCCGCCGGTTCCATTTGGGCCTGATCAGGGGATTGGCCGAGCTGGCGGTTCGTCTGGCCGAACGGGCCGGTGTCCACAGCGTGGGGCTCAGCGGCGGGGTGATGCAGAACGCCACCCTTGCCACTCTCCTCCCGGCTGCTCTGGCCAAAAGGGGCCTGACTGCTCTGATGCACGCCCAACTTCCCCCCAATGACGCCTGCATCTCCCTGGGGCAGGCCATGTACGGCCGGATGATGTTGGAGCGCGGATAA